One Myotis daubentonii chromosome 17, mMyoDau2.1, whole genome shotgun sequence genomic window, CGCAGGCCCGGGGGTGGCGGGTCCCTCCGCACCAGCAGGACCAGCTCCAGGCAGGGCCGCAGCAGGGCACTGACGGCCTCCTGGTGCGTGGCCTCCCGCACGTCCTGCCCGTTCACGGCGAGGATGCGGTCCCCGACCCGAAGGCCACTCCGTGCAGCCAGGCCCCGAGGGAGCACCTgcgagagggaggcaggggcgcTCAGCGCGCAGGCCCGGTGCCCACCCTGCAGGGGCCGGGGCCCTCCTACCTTGGAGATGAACACGCCAGGCTCCTGGGTGCCGAACGGGTGGCTGGAGTGGTCGGAGCCCCCAACAACGCTGAGCCCCAGTGGGCCCCCCGCCCTCGGCAGGCAGATCTCCTGGGGAAACCGAGGGCGTGAGGGGTGGGCCAGCCTGTCAGCAGCTGAGGGGGCTCCCCTCCAGCCCGAGGGCAAGGCCAGGGCAGCGGCACCAGGTGTCGGGGGGGCCCACGGGGAGAGGACGCTGCACTCGGCCAGAGCCCGGCATCCTGGGGCTGAGCACCCACCTCCCGCCTTGGCTGCTGGGGTGCAGGCTACGTGGGTGCTGTGTGGGGGGGTGAGGTCTCACCTCCACGGGATAGGGCCCCTCCAGGGCAGCGGCAAGCAGGCTGGGGGCCAGCCGCAGAGGCCCAGGACCCGCGGGGGTGGCAGTGAccacggtggtgggggcagcAGCGGGGAGCACAGGGGAGTGTGGCGGGGGGCTGGGAGAAAGGGGGCCCCCCGCCTCCCGCTCCAGCAGCAGGGCGATGGTGGGGGAGGCGGCGGTCAGCAGGGAGACAGCGTGGTCGTGCCTGGCCTCAGTCATGTCCACCCCGTTGATCTGCGAGGGAGCGGCTGTTAGGAGACCCAGTGGGTGACGATGAGGGCGCACCGGGGAGCCCACGACCTGACTCACCGAGAGGACACGGTCGCCGACCTGCAGAGTGCCCGCCCGGTGGGCAGCGCCCCCCTCGGCGATCCGGGAGATGAAGATGccctgtgggggggagggaggcagctgtgcCGCAGGAACACAGGGTGGAGGTCCTGGCCCCCGTGCCTGCCCCTGCGCCCGCTCACCGTGTCGCCGGCCCTGTAGGGCGTGGAGCCTTTCCCGCCGGCAATGCTGAAGCCCAGCCCCTTCTCGCTGCGCACCAGGCAGGCCACGTGGCGCCGCCGGGGGGGCCCGGGGGTCTCGGGCGGGGGCAGGCGCGGACTGGCACCCCGCCGGTCCCGGGGGCTGTAGTCGTCCTCAGGCcgcaggggggtgagggtgacGGCGTTCTCAGGCTCCACCATGCGCTCTCGCCAGAGCCGCATCTGCACGGTGGTGCCCGCCCCCCGCAGCGCCTCCACGGCCTGGTGGTGCTCGGCGCTGTGCAGGGCCACGCCGTTCACCTGTGGACGCAGCCGTCAGAGCCGGCCACGCCAGGGCCCTCACGCCCTCCGCGGACGGGGGGCGGGGACGGGTCACAGGCGCCTGGCGGGTCCCCTGCCCGTCTGTGCAGCCCCAGGGCCGGGACACGTGCCGGCTGAAGGGAGCGGTGAGGCCCTCCTGCCGCCCACACCTGTGTCCCGAGTCCAAGGTTGCCCGGCCCAGAGCCGGGGTCGCCCAGCTCCTAGGACTCCCACCCAGGACGGCACCGGCCCGGCCTGGACCAGCACCCTCGGGCTCCCTGACGCCTGCTGGGCCGGGGGCAGGGCCGAGCAGGGGCTCCAGGACAGGCGCCAAACTCCCGACCAGACCCTCAGGGGCCACGCGCCCGGCCAGTGCCCCCGAGGCCCTGCCTCGGCCTCCTGAGCCTCCCCTCGCCCGGGCCTGGTGCTGGGAGCCCCAGACCCCGAGGGGCGGCCTGTGTGGGGCGGGGTGGACCCTCCGAGGCCGCGACTCACCTCCAGGAGCTTGTCCCCCACTCGGACTCCAGCCCGGGCCGCGGGGCCCTCCTCCGACACCCGAGAGATGAATATGCCCTGGAGGGTGAGCGCGAGCTGAGCCGAGGGGGGCACCATGGAGGCCCCGCAGCCCCAGGCTGAGCGCGAGCCACTGCGCCCCTGACCTACGGGTCAACCTCCAGGAAGTTATCGACCTAAaccaggccaaggccccgccAGCAGGTAAGTGCCCTCAGACTAGATCCAGAGCCCGAGTTCAGTCCTGGATCAGCGGTCAGAGcccggggaggggctgggcgggcagCCGGAGGGCAGGTCTCctggggcaggaaggcaggttCGAGGGCAGCGCCCATCGAAAAGCAAGCTGTGCCCGgccgggcgtggctcagtggctgagcgttacCCGTGACTCTCAGCACTggtgtccctctccctctgaaatcagtaaacgGGTTGGAAGAGCCAGCTCTGGGTTAGGATGTGCCCCGGGGCCAGGGCCAAGGGTGGTGGCAGAGGCACTCACCTCGTCGTCTCCCTTGTAGGGGGTGGAGCCCTTGCCACCTGCAATGCTGATGCCCAGGCCGCCCGTCTGCCGCACGATGGTCAGCGTTAGCTGGAAATGAGAGACATGCAGGGTTCAGGAAGGGCAAGGGCGGCCCTGACCTCTGCGCTGGCACCGCTGCCACGGGTTCAGGCACGAGAGAAGCCGGAAGAAGTGGACATTCCTGGGCAGTGTGGCAgctgagggctggggggcagccccGAAGGGATGCCCGCCGGTGGGTGATGAGGGCCAAGGCCCTGCAGGCGGGTGGCTGGCAGGAAATGCCCGCACCTGCCGAGACCCCCCGCCCGTCCCCGGGGCCAGAGGCCAGCGGGCCCCTCAGGGACAGGGTGGCGGGCAGGGCTCctctgggtgggggcggggcaggagcggGAGGAGGTGCGTGAGCCCGCAGCCCTGGAGGCGAGCGCAGCAGCGGGCGGAGCAGGCAGTACAGACCTCTTCCTCCTCAATGCGAGCGGGCTCTATCAGCAGGTTATGGGCCTGGTCAAACGACACCCCCTGTCAGGACAGGACCAGCGAGGCATGCGGGTGAGCGCCCGGCCCGCCACCTGCCGGCCCCaccgcagcagcagcaggaagccccacagccccacaagCCCCACAAGCCGGCAGCCGGCCCGCGTGCTGGGCCCCACGTGCTGGGCCCCGAGGGCTGGGCCGGGTGTCTCAGTTCGACCTTCGAGCCCCCTCAGCGACCACGGCATGCTCGAGCACAGGGCGGGATGACGGAGATGTCAGAAACGgggtgctgtgggcacagggcacCCCAGAGAGCAGGCAGGACCATGTGGGCCAGGAGAGCCTGAGGCCAGAGGAAGGGCAGCGGGAAAGCCCAGCCCGAGGCGGCAGGGAAGGCAGAGCAGCCGGGGCAGCCGGGGGGCCGCCGGGCGCAGGAGGGGCCTCTGGGCCCAGCCCGGAGGTGGTGGCGTCCAGCCCTGGGAGCGGGTCcctccactgagccaggctggcacCGCGCCTGCGGAGACCGGCGCCGGCACAGACCTGGCCACTTGGCAACAAACAGGGACACCACCGCCTCGGCGGCAGCCGGGTCAGGTGTGAACGGGAGAGACGCACCTTGACAGAGGGCAGCGAGGCCAcagcctcctccttctcctcctcctcctcctccgccacCACTGCCTCCTCCTCGGCCCCCTCGTCCTCGGCCCGCGGAGCCCAGGGCGTGTGCGGGCCGTTGTGCCAGCCGCCCAGCCCCGCGGGGCCCTCGCCGTCCGGCTGCATCCCCTGCAGCAGGGCCACGACGGCCTCGGGCTGGGGCAGCTTGGAGACCTTGAACTGCTTCTTGTAGTGGGGCGTGTCCTTGCGGGTGAGCCGCTGCCgcccaggcagggcccagggggcctccaggggcccctcctccctctcgcCGTCTTCCCCGGGCGGCAGCAGCAGGGTGTCCTCCGCGAACCGCACTGTGGGCTGCGAGGGGCCAGCGTGAGGgcagcccaccccctgcccccaggagccagggctgcccagcacaggaggcagcagacgGGGCTGGAGGCTCCCTGTGTGGAGATCGAGGGGGGGGGGACGCGGCCGGGGGCACACACAGCCTgggggctcctccctcccccgtgCAGGACTCGGGGAGTCGGAGGCAGGGAGCACGTCAGGACCAGGGAAAGGTCTGGGGGGACAGTCCGCAGGGATCTGCCTGGGTGACCGTGGGAGGGCAGCACCCTGGCAGCTGTGGGGGagaccctcacccctgcccccctgccctgtAGAGCTCAGAGAGCCCTCCTGTGTGCCCCTGCCCCCCGATGGTCCTGCAGGCACCTGCGTGGGGGGGGTAAGCAGTCCCCTCCCAGGCACGTGGCCTCCCAGGCGGCCTCACCTCCTCGTAGGcctcctcctcggcctcctccgGGGTGGCCGGCTGGCGTGGGCCCTCTGCCTCGGCCGGCAGGCCCTCGGGCTCCCCCTGGGCGGCGGGGCTGGTGGGCAGAGGCGCATCCTCACTCAGGCCGGACCCGGTGCTCAACCTCCTCTCCTGCAGAGGCCGCCGGTCAGATTGCGCGGGTCAGCCCCTCGGAGCCGCCCGGCTCGGCCGAGGGCTCAGCTCTCCGCCACCCTGTGCCCCAGGGAAGCTGCACGGCCTCCAAAGGGGACTGTGGGCACCCGGAGCCACCGCCTCGGGCACAGCCCTCACGTCCCCCCGAAAGTCAGAAGAGCAGCACAGAACCAGCTCCCAGGAGGACGCAGCCTCAGCGCCCAGCGGGTGCGGCAGCGTCGAGGCCAGGGGGGGCCCAGGGGTCCAGAGCACCTGAGCCCTCCCGGGGCCCCAGCGCCCTTCACAGCAGCTGGTAACACCTGTGCCTGCTGGGTGGGCACTCAAAGGGCCGTGCTACCCCACGACCCAGACCTCTCCCTGCGCCACCGCAGACAGGGCTGGTCGTCCCGCTCCTGCCCATACACCTGCACtgctccccaccccgcccagcaCCCCTgcacttcccaccctccccagctctgcccgcCTTGGGCCCTCAGAGCCCCACACCCAGAAAGATGAACGCGGGCCCTCCCACACTGTGCCCCATAGGCACCTCCtccgagggcgagggcgagggcgagggcggccgggggccaggcctgcaggcttCGCCACGCCGCTCCTCCACGCCCCTCTTCATCACCTTGAGCTCGCTGGGGTGGGGCGTGGCCCGGCGCTGCAGTCCCTGCGGgcacaggggtgagggtgggcagtgcagggtcagggggtggggagcaggccccCGGCCCAGGGACCACGTCCCCCCATACCCGCTTCTCAGCGGCGGCTTCCTCAGCATCCTCGTCGCTCACGGGGGCCCCCAGGAACTTGATGACGCTGACGCGGCTGAGGGGGGCGTCACTCCAGCTCTCGGAGGGGCTGCTCCGCGGCCCGGGGTCCTCTGGGGAGCGGCACGGCTCACTCAGCCCGGCCCCCGGCCACACCCCCGCCGGGTCTCCGCCCAGGGCAGCAACCTACCGAGGCCGGGCGGGGGCTGCTGGGGCAGCAGGTAGCAGGTGAGCACCTTCTCGCCGGTCTGGGCATCGTCCTCCGTCTGGAACCGGAGCATGGGCTGCGCCTGGTTCTCTGCCAGCCACAGGGCCTTGAGGTTGAGGTGGGTGAGCGCGAACGGCAGACTCTGCAGCCTGGGGGCCGCACACAGTCAGCCCGGGGGGGGGCATGGTCAGCCGGGGGGGGCACGGTCAGCCCCGGGTGCGGGGACAGTCAGGCTAGGGGCACGGTCAGCTCAGGCACAGGGCTGTGGGTTCTCACCGGTTCCCGGCCACGTCCAGCACATGCAGTTCGGCCGTGTGGGCGAGCTCGGGCGGCAGGATGGCCAGGCGGTTGTCCCTCAAGGACAAGACGCTGAGGGCTGCACAGCCCCCGATCTCAGGTGGCAGCACCTCCAGGCGGTTCCGGTCCACGTTGAGGTTGGTCAGCTTGGTCAGCTTCCCGAGGGAGTGGGGCAGAGCCTGGCGGGGTGGGAAGGGTCAGAGGTCGGCAGAAGCGCACTGGGATGAGGAGGGAGACACGGCCTTGGGGCCGTCGCTCACGGGGTctggcctctccccctcccactgcctCCCGTCCAAGCCGACACCTGCTCTGCCCGCCTGGGGctcccctgctctctgctccccgcTGACTCTGGGGCCTACGGAGCAGGGCGCAGCCGCGGGGCCGGGCCTACCGTCAGCAGGTTCTCGGTGAGGATCAGCTCAGACAGGTTCTCGCAGCCCCCGATGGCCTCGGTCACCTCGCTCAGGCGGTTCTGGTCCACCTTCAGGATGGACAGCTGCTTCAGCTGACCTGGTGTTGGGGCATCGTGGCGACAGGGCCAGTGGGTTGGGGGCCAGGCACCCACTCAGTGGAgacagcctgcccctgccctgcctctcccgACCCCCGGCATCCTCCAAGCCTCAGCCCTGGAGACGAGCCACCGCTCTGCGGTTCGGCCACCCTCTGGGCCATCGTCCCCACTCAGCACCAAGCGCCTCAGGGGGCCCCTCGCAGCCCCCCTCCCCGGTCGCCCAGCAGGACTGACCGATGCCGTCTGGGAGCCGCTGCAGCAGGTTCTGGGACAGCAGCAGGTCCGTGAGCAGCGCCAGCCCCCCCAGCTCCGTGGGCAGCGCCTCCAGCCGGTTCTCCGACACGTCCAGGCACACCAGGCGCCGCAGGTTCCCGAGCTCCTGAGGGCGGTGGAGGGTCAGGGCGCCGgctgggccaggggcggggcagcTCCCCCTCACTCACCGGCGGCAGTGCCGACAGCTGGTTCCGGTCCAGCCACAGCTCCCGCAGGTTGGGCAGGGCGCCCAGGGTGTCAGGCTGTGGGAACAGGGGCAGGAGTCACCCAGGCTCGCCTACAGCctggccgcccgccccgccccagcgccCCGCCCTCCGCACCAGCACTTCCAGGTCGTTGCCTCCCAGATCTAGCTGTTCCAGCTTGACCAGGAAAGACAGGGACCTGCACGGGAAACAGCAACTTTCGTTTCGGGTGTCCGGCCCGAGCTGCCCCCCGCGGGCACCTGGCCACTCACGCAGGCAGGGACTTGAGCAGGTTCTCCCGGAGCTCCAGAGTCACCAGGTTGGCGAGGCTGAAAGAGAGGCCGGTGGGCGTGAGGGAGGGACTGGGGGGGAAGCAGGGCGAGCCAAGGCCCCAGCGAAGGGCACTCACTTGCCCATGTCGCCGGGCAGCGCCTGCAAGGACACGTCGTTCAGAGCCAGGTGGGCCAGGCTGCGCAGCTGAGTGAAGCCCTCGGGGAGCCTGCGCGGAGGACGGGGGCTTCAGACGTGCAGGCCAGGGCGGGGGCCCACGTCCCGCCACAGCCACCACTCACCGGGACAGAGGGTTCCCGCTGAAGTCCGCGATCTCCAGGGCCTTGCAGAACTTGATGCTCTCGGGGATCTCGGGGATGTCTGTGACAGGAGGGGGTCACCAGAGACGCCCACGGCCTCCAGGAGCTCCCCGACCT contains:
- the SCRIB gene encoding protein scribble homolog isoform X8, with amino-acid sequence MLKCIPLWRCNRHVESVDKRHCSLQAVPEEIYRYSRSLEELLLDANQLRELPKPFFRLLNLRKLGLSDNEIQRLPPEVANFMQLVELDVSRNDIPEIPESIKFCKALEIADFSGNPLSRLPEGFTQLRSLAHLALNDVSLQALPGDMGNLANLVTLELRENLLKSLPASLSFLVKLEQLDLGGNDLEVLPDTLGALPNLRELWLDRNQLSALPPELGNLRRLVCLDVSENRLEALPTELGGLALLTDLLLSQNLLQRLPDGIGQLKQLSILKVDQNRLSEVTEAIGGCENLSELILTENLLTALPHSLGKLTKLTNLNVDRNRLEVLPPEIGGCAALSVLSLRDNRLAILPPELAHTAELHVLDVAGNRLQSLPFALTHLNLKALWLAENQAQPMLRFQTEDDAQTGEKVLTCYLLPQQPPPGLEDPGPRSSPSESWSDAPLSRVSVIKFLGAPVSDEDAEEAAAEKRGLQRRATPHPSELKVMKRGVEERRGEACRPGPRPPSPSPSPSEEERRLSTGSGLSEDAPLPTSPAAQGEPEGLPAEAEGPRQPATPEEAEEEAYEEPTVRFAEDTLLLPPGEDGEREEGPLEAPWALPGRQRLTRKDTPHYKKQFKVSKLPQPEAVVALLQGMQPDGEGPAGLGGWHNGPHTPWAPRAEDEGAEEEAVVAEEEEEEKEEAVASLPSVKGVSFDQAHNLLIEPARIEEEELTLTIVRQTGGLGISIAGGKGSTPYKGDDEGIFISRVSEEGPAARAGVRVGDKLLEVNGVALHSAEHHQAVEALRGAGTTVQMRLWRERMVEPENAVTLTPLRPEDDYSPRDRRGASPRLPPPETPGPPRRRHVACLVRSEKGLGFSIAGGKGSTPYRAGDTGIFISRIAEGGAAHRAGTLQVGDRVLSINGVDMTEARHDHAVSLLTAASPTIALLLEREAGGPLSPSPPPHSPVLPAAAPTTVVTATPAGPGPLRLAPSLLAAALEGPYPVEEICLPRAGGPLGLSVVGGSDHSSHPFGTQEPGVFISKVLPRGLAARSGLRVGDRILAVNGQDVREATHQEAVSALLRPCLELVLLVRRDPPPPGLRELCIQKAPGEKLGISIRGGAKGHAGNPCDPTDEGIFISKVSPAGAAGRDGRLHVGLRLLEVNQQSLLGLTHAEAVQLLRSAGDTLTVLVCDGFDTSAAPAEVSPGVIANPFAGIGRRNSLESVSSIDRELSPEGPTKEKELPGQTPQWGPEATVPTGAAGGKMADTPRSLGLQQPPSPPSPDELPSDVKRAYRTFAAVPGPHPPQDPTAQPCTPGPTASPEQLSFRERQKYFELEVRVPQAEGPPKRVSLVGADDLRKMQEEEARKLQQKRAQMLRAAADAELADGEAPDSEEPEDEPPWAGAPAAGLVPASPSPLGSSAPVRTAKAERRHQERLRVQSPELPVPERALSPAERRALEAEKRALWRAARMKSLEQDALRAQMVLSKSQDGRSKRGPLERLAEAPSPAPTPSPTPLEDLGPLTSTSPGRLSPDFAEELRSLEPSPSPGLQEEDGEVALVLLGRPSPDAVGPEDMALCSSRRPLRPGRRGLGPVPS
- the SCRIB gene encoding protein scribble homolog isoform X6 translates to MLKCIPLWRCNRHVESVDKRHCSLQAVPEEIYRYSRSLEELLLDANQLRELPKPFFRLLNLRKLGLSDNEIQRLPPEVANFMQLVELDVSRNDIPEIPESIKFCKALEIADFSGNPLSRLPEGFTQLRSLAHLALNDVSLQALPGDMGNLANLVTLELRENLLKSLPASLSFLVKLEQLDLGGNDLEVLPDTLGALPNLRELWLDRNQLSALPPELGNLRRLVCLDVSENRLEALPTELGGLALLTDLLLSQNLLQRLPDGIGQLKQLSILKVDQNRLSEVTEAIGGCENLSELILTENLLTALPHSLGKLTKLTNLNVDRNRLEVLPPEIGGCAALSVLSLRDNRLAILPPELAHTAELHVLDVAGNRLQSLPFALTHLNLKALWLAENQAQPMLRFQTEDDAQTGEKVLTCYLLPQQPPPGLEDPGPRSSPSESWSDAPLSRVSVIKFLGAPVSDEDAEEAAAEKRGLQRRATPHPSELKVMKRGVEERRGEACRPGPRPPSPSPSPSEEERRLSTGSGLSEDAPLPTSPAAQGEPEGLPAEAEGPRQPATPEEAEEEAYEEPTVRFAEDTLLLPPGEDGEREEGPLEAPWALPGRQRLTRKDTPHYKKQFKVSKLPQPEAVVALLQGMQPDGEGPAGLGGWHNGPHTPWAPRAEDEGAEEEAVVAEEEEEEKEEAVASLPSVKGVSFDQAHNLLIEPARIEEEELTLTIVRQTGGLGISIAGGKGSTPYKGDDEGIFISRVSEEGPAARAGVRVGDKLLEVNGVALHSAEHHQAVEALRGAGTTVQMRLWRERMVEPENAVTLTPLRPEDDYSPRDRRGASPRLPPPETPGPPRRRHVACLVRSEKGLGFSIAGGKGSTPYRAGDTGIFISRIAEGGAAHRAGTLQVGDRVLSINGVDMTEARHDHAVSLLTAASPTIALLLEREAGGPLSPSPPPHSPVLPAAAPTTVVTATPAGPGPLRLAPSLLAAALEGPYPVEEICLPRAGGPLGLSVVGGSDHSSHPFGTQEPGVFISKVLPRGLAARSGLRVGDRILAVNGQDVREATHQEAVSALLRPCLELVLLVRRDPPPPGLRELCIQKAPGEKLGISIRGGAKGHAGNPCDPTDEGIFISKVSPAGAAGRDGRLHVGLRLLEVNQQSLLGLTHAEAVQLLRSAGDTLTVLVCDGFDTSAAPAEVSPGVIANPFAGIGRRNSLESVSSIDRELSPEGPTKEKELPGQTPQWGPEATVPTGAAGGKMADTPRSLGLQQTKPGVIQPLAQAWPRGSPAPRDRGNSCSPPSPPSPDELPSDVKRAYRTFAAVPGPHPPQDPTAQPCTPGPTASPEQLSFRERQKYFELEVRVPQAEGPPKRVSLVGADDLRKMQEEEARKLQQKRAQMLRAAADAELADGEAPDSEEPEDEPPWAGAPAAGLVPASPSPLGSSAPVRTAKAERRHQERLRVQSPELPVPERALSPAERRALEAEKRALWRAARMKSLEQDALRAQMVLSKSQDGRSKRGPLERLAEAPSPAPTPSPTPLEDLGPLTSTSPGRLALSGRKFEYRVFAALPSSRPVYDMQSPDFAEELRSLEPSPSPGLQEEDGEVALVLLGRPSPDAVGPEDMALCSSRRPLRPGRRGLGPVPS
- the SCRIB gene encoding protein scribble homolog isoform X5, with the translated sequence MLKCIPLWRCNRHVESVDKRHCSLQAVPEEIYRYSRSLEELLLDANQLRELPKVSLSFSRLLCSEAGGSERPGTSFVEAGAERTGRGCGPQRMWLPSAAHQGCSQPFFRLLNLRKLGLSDNEIQRLPPEVANFMQLVELDVSRNDIPEIPESIKFCKALEIADFSGNPLSRLPEGFTQLRSLAHLALNDVSLQALPGDMGNLANLVTLELRENLLKSLPASLSFLVKLEQLDLGGNDLEVLPDTLGALPNLRELWLDRNQLSALPPELGNLRRLVCLDVSENRLEALPTELGGLALLTDLLLSQNLLQRLPDGIGQLKQLSILKVDQNRLSEVTEAIGGCENLSELILTENLLTALPHSLGKLTKLTNLNVDRNRLEVLPPEIGGCAALSVLSLRDNRLAILPPELAHTAELHVLDVAGNRLQSLPFALTHLNLKALWLAENQAQPMLRFQTEDDAQTGEKVLTCYLLPQQPPPGLEDPGPRSSPSESWSDAPLSRVSVIKFLGAPVSDEDAEEAAAEKRGLQRRATPHPSELKVMKRGVEERRGEACRPGPRPPSPSPSPSEEERRLSTGSGLSEDAPLPTSPAAQGEPEGLPAEAEGPRQPATPEEAEEEAYEEPTVRFAEDTLLLPPGEDGEREEGPLEAPWALPGRQRLTRKDTPHYKKQFKVSKLPQPEAVVALLQGMQPDGEGPAGLGGWHNGPHTPWAPRAEDEGAEEEAVVAEEEEEEKEEAVASLPSVKGVSFDQAHNLLIEPARIEEEELTLTIVRQTGGLGISIAGGKGSTPYKGDDEGIFISRVSEEGPAARAGVRVGDKLLEVNGVALHSAEHHQAVEALRGAGTTVQMRLWRERMVEPENAVTLTPLRPEDDYSPRDRRGASPRLPPPETPGPPRRRHVACLVRSEKGLGFSIAGGKGSTPYRAGDTGIFISRIAEGGAAHRAGTLQVGDRVLSINGVDMTEARHDHAVSLLTAASPTIALLLEREAGGPLSPSPPPHSPVLPAAAPTTVVTATPAGPGPLRLAPSLLAAALEGPYPVEEICLPRAGGPLGLSVVGGSDHSSHPFGTQEPGVFISKVLPRGLAARSGLRVGDRILAVNGQDVREATHQEAVSALLRPCLELVLLVRRDPPPPGLRELCIQKAPGEKLGISIRGGAKGHAGNPCDPTDEGIFISKVSPAGAAGRDGRLHVGLRLLEVNQQSLLGLTHAEAVQLLRSAGDTLTVLVCDGFDTSAAPAEVSPGVIANPFAGIGRRNSLESVSSIDRELSPEGPTKEKELPGQTPQWGPEATVPTGAAGGKMADTPRSLGLQQPPSPPSPDELPSDVKRAYRTFAAVPGPHPPQDPTAQPCTPGPTASPEQLSFRERQKYFELEVRVPQAEGPPKRVSLVGADDLRKMQEEEARKLQQKRAQMLRAAADAELADGEAPDSEEPEDEPPWAGAPAAGLVPASPSPLGSSAPVRTAKAERRHQERLRVQSPELPVPERALSPAERRALEAEKRALWRAARMKSLEQDALRAQMVLSKSQDGRSKRGPLERLAEAPSPAPTPSPTPLEGPCARGESGLACSADLSQHPFLVPPDLGPLTSTSPGRLSPDFAEELRSLEPSPSPGLQEEDGEVALVLLGRPSPDAVGPEDMALCSSRRPLRPGRRGLGPVPS
- the SCRIB gene encoding protein scribble homolog isoform X4, coding for MLKCIPLWRCNRHVESVDKRHCSLQAVPEEIYRYSRSLEELLLDANQLRELPKPFFRLLNLRKLGLSDNEIQRLPPEVANFMQLVELDVSRNDIPEIPESIKFCKALEIADFSGNPLSRLPEGFTQLRSLAHLALNDVSLQALPGDMGNLANLVTLELRENLLKSLPASLSFLVKLEQLDLGGNDLEVLPDTLGALPNLRELWLDRNQLSALPPELGNLRRLVCLDVSENRLEALPTELGGLALLTDLLLSQNLLQRLPDGIGQLKQLSILKVDQNRLSEVTEAIGGCENLSELILTENLLTALPHSLGKLTKLTNLNVDRNRLEVLPPEIGGCAALSVLSLRDNRLAILPPELAHTAELHVLDVAGNRLQSLPFALTHLNLKALWLAENQAQPMLRFQTEDDAQTGEKVLTCYLLPQQPPPGLEDPGPRSSPSESWSDAPLSRVSVIKFLGAPVSDEDAEEAAAEKRGLQRRATPHPSELKVMKRGVEERRGEACRPGPRPPSPSPSPSEEERRLSTGSGLSEDAPLPTSPAAQGEPEGLPAEAEGPRQPATPEEAEEEAYEEPTVRFAEDTLLLPPGEDGEREEGPLEAPWALPGRQRLTRKDTPHYKKQFKVSKLPQPEAVVALLQGMQPDGEGPAGLGGWHNGPHTPWAPRAEDEGAEEEAVVAEEEEEEKEEAVASLPSVKGVSFDQAHNLLIEPARIEEEELTLTIVRQTGGLGISIAGGKGSTPYKGDDEGIFISRVSEEGPAARAGVRVGDKLLEVNGVALHSAEHHQAVEALRGAGTTVQMRLWRERMVEPENAVTLTPLRPEDDYSPRDRRGASPRLPPPETPGPPRRRHVACLVRSEKGLGFSIAGGKGSTPYRAGDTGIFISRIAEGGAAHRAGTLQVGDRVLSINGVDMTEARHDHAVSLLTAASPTIALLLEREAGGPLSPSPPPHSPVLPAAAPTTVVTATPAGPGPLRLAPSLLAAALEGPYPVEEICLPRAGGPLGLSVVGGSDHSSHPFGTQEPGVFISKVLPRGLAARSGLRVGDRILAVNGQDVREATHQEAVSALLRPCLELVLLVRRDPPPPGLRELCIQKAPGEKLGISIRGGAKGHAGNPCDPTDEGIFISKVSPAGAAGRDGRLHVGLRLLEVNQQSLLGLTHAEAVQLLRSAGDTLTVLVCDGFDTSAAPAEVSPGVIANPFAGIGRRNSLESVSSIDRELSPEGPTKEKELPGQTPQWGPEATVPTGAAGGKMADTPRSLGLQQTKPGVIQPLAQAWPRGSPAPRDRGNSCSPPSPPSPDELPSDVKRAYRTFAAVPGPHPPQDPTAQPCTPGPTASPEQLSFRERQKYFELEVRVPQAEGPPKRVSLVGADDLRKMQEEEARKLQQKRAQMLRAAADAELADGEAPDSEEPEDEPPWAGAPAAGLVPASPSPLGSSAPVRTAKAERRHQERLRVQSPELPVPERALSPAERRALEAEKRALWRAARMKSLEQDALRAQMVLSKSQDGRSKRGPLERLAEAPSPAPTPSPTPLEGPCARGESGLACSADLSQHPFLVPPDLGPLTSTSPGRLALSGRKFEYRVFAALPSSRPVYDMQSPDFAEELRSLEPSPSPGLQEEDGEVALVLLGRPSPDAVGPEDMALCSSRRPLRPGRRGLGPVPS